The DNA region TCGATTACTTTCCCCGCCTGACTGACCGGCGCCATACACTGGCCGGTTACCTTTCCGGCGGGGAGCAGCAGATGCTGGCCATCGGGCGCGCCCTTATGGCCCGCCCGAAACTGATGCTTCTGGACGAACCGTCTCTCGGGCTCGCCCCCCTGCTGGTGAAGGAGATCTTCGGGATCATCAACCGCATCAACAAGGAGGAAGGGACCACCATCCTCCTGGTGGAGCAGAACGCGCGCATCGCCCTTTCCATCGCCGATTACGGCTACATCATGGAGAACGGCAAGATCGTCATGGACGACCCGGTGGACAAGCTCAAGGAGAATGAGGACGTCAAGGAGTTCTACCTGGGGCTGTCCAAGGTGGGGGAGGAAAAGAGTTACCGGGACGTCAAGCATTACAGGCGCAGAAAACGATGGATCAGCTGACCGAGTCCAAAGTCCAACGTCCAATGTCCAAAGGAAAGGCTCCAAGCGGGGCCTTTCTCGGTTACTGACACTGACACCCTGAAAACCATGAAGACCGTCCGACACGGAGACTCGGGGACACGGGGACACGGAGAAAGAGCACCAATAAGGTGCTTTATACTAAGAGCAATAAAAATTCGTCGGGATTAAAATACTGTTGTACTTTCGCGTTCAGCTTACCACTCCGCGTCGCCGCGTCCAAATGTCTTTCTGAACCACCCCGCGGCCCCCCTCCCCCGCGTCAAGCGGTTTCGCCCTGCCGTCATTTCCTCCCGTCCGGCATCATCCCTTTCGTGATATCCTCACCACTGATGAGGCGCTCAACTCTCCTGCTGCTTGTGCTTCTCCTTTTCCTCAGCCTGGGGGCCGAAACGGTCTATTTCGGGTGCGGATCACCCGGAGTTTCCGTGGGGGGAGTTTCTTCCTGCGGCACGGCGGACCCGGAGGACGACCCGTGCGATCATATCGTCACGCTCCAGGTCACCGTTCTGCGTGCAGCCGACAGCAGTCCCGTGGCAGGGGCAACAGTCCACATCGCCACCGGCCTTCCGGACAATACCAACACCGTTATTACGGACGAGACTGGTATCGCCAGGTGGGATGACACCTCTTTCAATTTTCCTTCTGAGTTTTATCGTGTATGATTTTCCGTGTTGGAAGGATCATGCCTACCGAGCTGTTTTCACACCAGGTCCTGGAAGGCTGTCTCACGCGCACCAGAGGACGCGGAGAAGGACAGATAAAAAACGAAGGACGATGAGCGATGAATAAAGCTAGAATGCCTGTTTCGCGCTTCGACCTTTGCCCTTCGCGCTTAACCGTAGCACAGCGAGATACCATGGAACGCTGCCAAGGATCGCTAAACCTGTGAAAAGGGTTCTTCTCGTAGAGGACTCGGCCCTCGTCCGAAACATCGTCTGTGACGCACTGCAGACCTGCTTCCCCTGCGTCGCCACTGTCGTGGAGGACGGAGCCCAGGCCTACGAGGAACTGCGCCGGAACAGTTACCACCTGGTGGTCACCGATATCGTGATGCCGGTGATGGACGGATTGACCCTGGCCAGAAAGGTCCGCCAGGAGCTCAGATCAGATGTCCCTATTATCATGCTGACATCCATAACCGCTGAAAACGTGCGACAAAAGGCCTCTGAAGCGGGCGCCAGCGCCTTCCTGACCAAGCCCATCGACTACAACAAGCTCATCCAGGTGGTCGAGCGCCTCGTCCTCCCCGAACTCGGTAGGGAGGACAGCGGTTCCGGTGAGGAAGGGGTGGAGAACTTATGATCAAGCGATCCATGGCTATCGGCTGCCTCGTTTTCGGCTCCGTGACGCTTTACATCGGCTACGGAAAAACCCAGTCCGTCGCGGGAGGGTTGCGCAGGGCATTCGGCAGCGGTTACTCCACCGAAACTATTGTCTACCTCGTGGGGGGCGCCGTGCTGGTCGTTACCGGGCTGGTCATGCTCACAGGCAGGAAGAAACGCTGATCGCCGGAAAAACCGGCACTTTTTACCTCACTTACCGGGAGGAGATTTGTGCGCATCGCCCCGGCCCTGACCGTTTTCTTCCTCTTCCTTATCCAGCTCCCGGTGCTCCCCGGCGGCGGC from bacterium includes:
- a CDS encoding ABC transporter ATP-binding protein, producing MLSLNNVEVIYDDVILVLKGMSLEVHEGQIVALLGANGAGKSTTLKAISGLLKGEEGEVTDGSIIYMGQPIDGVDPEKRVSMGIFQVMEGRRIFDDLNVDENLIAGAHTRKSRADVKMDMAMVFDYFPRLTDRRHTLAGYLSGGEQQMLAIGRALMARPKLMLLDEPSLGLAPLLVKEIFGIINRINKEEGTTILLVEQNARIALSIADYGYIMENGKIVMDDPVDKLKENEDVKEFYLGLSKVGEEKSYRDVKHYRRRKRWIS
- a CDS encoding response regulator codes for the protein MKRVLLVEDSALVRNIVCDALQTCFPCVATVVEDGAQAYEELRRNSYHLVVTDIVMPVMDGLTLARKVRQELRSDVPIIMLTSITAENVRQKASEAGASAFLTKPIDYNKLIQVVERLVLPELGREDSGSGEEGVENL
- a CDS encoding DUF3185 family protein encodes the protein MIKRSMAIGCLVFGSVTLYIGYGKTQSVAGGLRRAFGSGYSTETIVYLVGGAVLVVTGLVMLTGRKKR